In the genome of Planctomyces sp. SH-PL62, the window TGCTTGTCCTGCTGGCCGTTCAGCCGGTAGGCGAATGCCAGCGGGTAGAGGGCCGAGACCAGGTAGGGGTCGACCGCGAGGGCCTTGTTCAGCAGCTCGATCTTGAGCGGGGCCTCGCCGGGGCCGACCGGCAGGTTGGGGTCCTGGGCGTTGGTGACGGTGTTCGCGGCCCAGAGCCAGGAGGCCGCGTCGAGCGGGTCGATCTCGGCGACCTTCCGGAAGAAGGGGTGCGCCCCCACGGCGTCGCCTTGCTGGGCCAGGATCACCCCCTGGCAGAAGAGTGCGCGGGGGTCGTCCGGCTTCCGGTCGAGCACGCCCCTGAGGAGTTCGAGCGCCTCGTCGAAGTTGGACGGGGCCTTCCCGCCCCCGGACTTCTTGGCCTGCTCGGCCTGGACGCCGCCGTCGTTGAGCAGGGCGATCGCCAGGTTCACCGCCCCGGCGGACCAGTCGGGCGCGAGCCGGCGGACCTCGCGGAACGCCTCGGCCGCCTTGCGGTACTCGTACTGCTCCATCAGCCCCAGCCCACGAAGGTGCGCGGCCATCGCGGCGTCGAGCCGATCGGCCGGGATCTCATCCTTCGGGGCCTCGGCCGCATCCCGGGGCGACGCGGCCTCGGGGACCGCCTCGGGCGAGGGAGGGCGGGCGCAACCGGCGACCAGGCCGAGGGCCGTCGAGAGGATCAGGAGCCGTTGGGTTGCGACGCCCATGAGTTGCGACCTCGTGTCGTGGATTCGGAGAGGGGCCGCCCGGGCGAGCGCCGGGCCTGCGGGGAGCCCGGACCGCGCCTGGGCGGCGGCGCCGTCGTGCGTTTCGGCTCAGGCGGTCAGTCGCGCCGGGAGGCCCGGCGCGTCCGCGAATCTCGGCAGCCCCTTGCCCGGCGGCGGCGAGGCCGGGATCTCGGTCGGCTCGTCCTCCCCCCCGCAGCCCCCCGTCGCGGCGAGGGCGAGGGCCAGCGCGAGGCCGAGAATCAGCGAGGCGGGCGCGAGCCGGGGACGGCGGCGGACGGGACCCAGAGGCATGGAGGCTTCCCCAGTGGTTCATCAATCGGGCCGGCGATGGATCGGCCGGGCGTAGAGCCCAGTATAGGCTTCGGTGCGCAGCTGCGAAAGCATGTGATGGCCCTGGCGGCGGTCGCGCTCGGCCCGCAGCGCGGCGAGGTCGATCGGCCCGACGACGATCTTCTCGCCGGGGCCGGGATCGGCCTGGGCCAGGATGCGGCCGTCGAAATCGACGACCATGCTCCCCCCGGGCCAGGAGAACGGCGGGTAGTTCGCCGCCGACGCCGCCTGGTTCGAGGCCACCACGTACGCCAGGTTCTCCACGGCCCGCGCCCGGTTGAACAGCGTCCACCAGTCCATCGGCGGGGTCGCGCCCCAGGGGTCCATGTACGCGGAGACCCGGATCAGGACCTCGGCGCCCGCGAGCGCCAGGGCGCGGATCGCCTCGGGAAACAGCCAGTCGTAGCAGATCGCCGCGCCCAGGCGGCCGATCTCGGTCTCCGCCACCGGGAAGAGCGGCTCGTCGTAGCCCGGCAGGTCGTGGGGGCTGGCGTGGAGCTCCCACGGGAGCCAGGGGTTCACCTTGCGGTAGCGGCTAAGGATCCCGTCCGGGCCGATCAGGCAAGACGTGTTGAACACCGAGCCCGGCCAGCGCGGGTCGACCTCCAGGAAGGTGCCGGTCTGGATGTAGATCCCGCGCTCGCGGGCCTTCGCGGAGTAGCGGTCGGTGTGCTCGTTCGGGATCGCCAGGGCGAGCCTGTCGGTCAACTCCTCGACCGTCGCGTAGATCGGGACGGCGTGCGCGAACTCGGGGAAGACGACGAGCCGGACGTCGAAGAACGGCGTGTAGCCGACCACCGCCCGGTCGACCATCGTCAGCATGTGGTCGACGCGGCCGGCGATCTCGTCGCGCGAGCGAGGGCAGGGAAGGTCGATCTGGCAGGCGGCGGCGTAGTATCGAGGTGTCACGTCATGGGTCCGAGGGTCGTCGGGCTCAGGGAGCCGGGGGCTGGAAGGGGTCGCGGCCCGGCTCGGGCGCGACGGGATCGAGCGGCGGCGGCTCGCGGTCGCGGAGCCGAGCGGCGTCGAGGAACGCGGCGAGGGCCACGTCGGGCTTGCGCCGGGGATCGTCCAGGCGGAGGAAGACGTCGGCCGCCTTGTTCTCGCGACGCGAGAGGAACCACTGGGCGCCCAGCACCAACCAGGCGTCGCGGTCCTCGGGCTTCTGGTGCAGATGCTCCTCCAGCCTGGCGAGGTGCCGGGCGAAGTCGGCGGGCTCGGCGTAGAGCGCCTGCACGTCCTTCGCCGTGAGGATCCAGCCCGGCTCGGCCGTCTCAGCCTCCCGGAGCAGGTCGGCCGCCTCGGAGTAGCGTTCGCGCACCAGGGCCACCTGCGCCAGCCGGAGTCTGGGGCCAGCCACATGGGGGTTCAGGCGGATCGCCTGACGGTAGCGATCCTCGGCCCGCTTGAGGTTCCCGACCCGGAACATCCGGTCGCCGTAGGTCGTGTAGCGCTCGGCGCGCTCCAGGTCGGCCTTCTTCACGCGGAACGTCGGGCGGACGGCCGCCGGGCGGGGAAATCCCGGCGGGGGGACGGGAACCGTCGGGCCGGAGGACGGCGGCAAGGCCCAGAAGACGGCTCCGCCGCCCGCGCCGCCGAACGGGACGTGGACCGTCGTCACCGGACCGTTCGGGGTCCCTCGCACGACCGGGTAGGGTCGATACCATCCCCAGCCCCACCCCCAGCCCGAGGAGGCCGCGGCCGGGATCTGGGTGGGATCCCCCCCGCCGGGGCCGGCCTGCGCCTTCCCGCCGGCGGCCTGTTCCGCCGAGGCGAAGCTCGGGGGGCTTCCCGCCGCCAGAAGGCTGCCGGTGATCAGCACGCCGACAAGCTCGATCCTCGCCATCGCGTCCGGTCCTCCCTGTCGCGTGGACGCCTCTCGAATCGGAGAAGGGGCACATCGCAATTATCGCGGTCGGGCGCCGCGAGGGGAACAGCGATCGTCCGATTCGGGGCGGGGACCTCAGCGCTTGCGGCCGGGGGCCGGCGGTCGGCCGAGTTCCAGGACCGAGGCGGGCGCGCCGACGTCGAACCGGGGGCGGGCGGCGTTGGGGTTCGGCTCGAGGATCAGGTCGGTCGCCTCGATCCGACCGCCGCGCCCCCGACCTCGAAGGCGAACGGTGGGAGCGGCCGCCCCCGTGCGGGGGCCGCTCACCTCCCGGATATGAGTGCCGCCCCAGAGGTCGATCCACTGCGCGACGACGTCGCGGGTGCGGTTCGGCAGCGGCGCCTCGCCGGCCGCGGCGTATCCCTGGACCTCGATCGCGTCGTTCCGCTGGCTCCAGAAGACCTGGCCCTGGGCGAAGCAGTCGACGTCGGCCCGGCAGAGTACGCTCGTCCGGGGAGGACGCTCGGAGAAGTCGACGTACGCCGTGTCGCTGCTGGAGACCAGCCAGGGGCGATCGGGCCCAGGGGCCTCGCCCGGCCAGGCCGACATCCGGACGGCGGCCCCGCCGACCGCCACGGTGCAGCGTTCCACGATCAGGTCGGCGAGGAACCGCGAGCGCGACACCCGCGCCGGGTGGAGTTCGATCGCGTCCCCCCTCGCGGCCAGGATGCACCTCGACAGCGCCACGAGGCCGCTCCCGACCTCGGCGTGGAGGGCGTCCCCGGTCGTGGTCAGGACGCACTCGGAGAGGACGGCGACCGGTCGGTCCGGGGCGTCGATCAGCGGCGAGGATTCGACCGGGCTCGGTCGGGGACGGGTCGTCGCCGCGCGGAACGAGACGAGGATCGGCGGACGTTCCAGCCCCGTGGGAACGCTCAGCTCGCATAGCCGCAGCGCCAGCGATCCGTCGTCGACCCGGATCAAGGAGTTGATCCTGGTCTCCTCCTCGACGCGGAACCGCAGGCCCGAGAGGCTCAGGACGCCACCCGTCGCCGCGATCAGGGCCTCTCCCTCGACCCCCGGGGCGGGCGCGAAAACGAGCGAGGCCGCCACAGGGTCGGCCGGTGGCTCCACCCGGATCTCGACTGTCGAGCCGGCGGGGAGCCGGACGGGCGTGAAGCGTCTGGTCCCGGAGCCGACCACGCGGACTCGGAGCCGTCCCCCGGCCGCTCCCGCCCGGTCGCGCAGGAAAGCCCCGAGATCGCCGTCGTACGGCGTGGAGGCGTCGGCGTCGAACGTCAGGTCGACGGCCCCTGGGGGGAGCGGCCCGCTGGGAGCGGCGATCCCGGGCGTGGCGGGAGTGGGGAAGTTCAAGAGCGTCCGATAGATCAGATACGGCCGGGACTGGGCCACGGCGTCCACGATCGCCTCCCAGCCGGGGACGTAGGGGCGGAGCGTCGTCGGCGCCAGGTCGGCCACCCACGGCGTGTCCGGCCACTCGGTCGAGATCTCCCGCGAGGTCGCGCCATCGGTGTTCCACGTGGAGCGGAACGCGGCGAGGTTCCGTGACCGGATCGTATGCTCCGGGCCCGTGCAGAAGTACCCAGCCCAGCCGGCGAACTGGTTGTTAGACCCCGCCCAGTCGAGCATTCGGCCGAGGTCCGCGTCGGGCAGGTCGCTGGAGGTCAGGCTCGCCACGCCCGTCCCATGGAACCGACCGAGCACGGAGTCGAACGCGCGGACGCGGAGTCGACGGGCCTGGGCGTCGGACCGGGGACCGCCGCCGAGGTCGATGAACGGGCCTCGGCAGCCCGCGACGGCCCCCAGCATGAACAGCCGATGCTCCGCTTGCGGGGCCGCGTCGGGAGTGCGAACCAGGGGGCCTTCCACGGCCAGGATCGAGCGGAAGGCCGCCACGTCGACCTGACCCCGGTTCAGCTCGAGGAGCGTCGCCACATCGCCCCGGATCAGGCTGTCCTCGATCCGGACCCGAGACGGCCGCGGGGGCCGGGTCGCGTCGTCGGCCCGGAGGAAGGCGAACGGGGCGCGGGCCGGGTTGAAGATGGTGACCGTGCAGTTCCTCAGCGTCAGGCGGAACCCCGAGCCGTGGAAGAGCGCCCGCTGGTTCATTCCCAGGTCGCGGACGTTGACCACCAGGTCCAGCGAGTCCAGCGTCAACTCCCGGCCGTCGAGCGAGAACACCCCCGGCAGCGCCCGCACGGCGTCGAGCTTGGGGCCCTCGATCAGGACCGTGGCGCGGTAGCCCGGACGCGAGCGGATCACTCGGGCCTCGCCCGAGACCCTCAGGTCGTCGACCGTGAACGGCCCGACGTCGGCCAGCTCCACCACTCCCCGAGGCACGTCGAGGGCCAGTCGGAGCGAGGAAACCGCGCCGGCGTCCTTGTCGTCGGCCGCGCGGCGGACCACCGTCGTCGGGCCGTCGACCTGGGTGGCGACCGGCTTGCGGGCCCAGTCCGGGAGGTAGTTCCCCAGGACCTCGACCGGATACGTCTTCGGCGGCAGGGCCGCCTGCGGGGGATCGCTCGGCTCGACCCAGCTCGACGCCTCGGCAGGGGCCGCGGCGTCCGCCGGCCGTTCGACGTCGGCCGTCGCCGAGGGGACCGGGGCCGGCGACGGGATGGGCGGAGCGGTCGCGGCGAGCCGCGGCGCCTCGTCGAGTTCCTCATGGCTTCGGCGCCGGGACGTCGCCGCCGGCTCGGGGAAGCGTGAGGAGGTGGGGTCCGGGAACGGCCGCAGGATCAGGTCCATGCCGATCACCACGACGATCACGATGGCGCCGATCACCACGCAGCGGAGAATCCAGGCGTCCTCGGAGACCTCCGTCGAGGTCCGGGACTTCGGGAGCGTGGTCCCGCCCGCCGGGGGGCCGGGAAGGCTCAGGAGCATCGGCGTCGCGGCCCCGGCGGGGGAGACCGAGGTCCGGGCCTCTTCCAGCAGGTCGGGTGCGAGCGACGCGAGCGAGATTTCCGGGAGCGACGAGGCGGGCCGCCGAACCGGGTCGGGCGGCGGGTAAGGCGCCGGGACCGCGACTGGAGTCGGGCTCGGGCCGGGGCTCGGGCCAGGGCGGTCGCGACCGGGCCTACGGGTCGCCGGCTCCTCGTCGATCGGGACCAGCGCTACGCTCGATTCGTCGCCCCCCAGCGCGCCCAGGGCGGAGAGCAGCTCGCGGTAGCTTGCGTAGCGGTCCTCGGGGCGCTTCGCCATCATCCGCTGGAGTAGCGCCGCCAGCGCGGGGGGGAGTTCGGGCCGCACCTCCCGGACGTCGGGCGGGGGGGTCCGCGCGTGCTTCGTCAGCTTCTCGGTGATGTCGCCGCCGGGGAACGGGGGGAGGCCCGTCAGGAGGTAGTGGAACGTGCAGCCCAGGGAGTAGATGTCGCTCTGGATGCTTGTCGCGCGGCTGTCTCGAGCCTGCTCCGGGGACATGTAATCGACCGTGCCGACGGTCGTCCCCTCGCGGGTCACCCGCTCGTCCTCGGACTCGGGACGGAGGGCCAGGCCGAGGTCGGTGATCTTGACCTCGCCGAGGGGCGTCCGCAACAGGTTCGACGGCTTCACGTCGCGGTGGATCACCCCTCGCGACGCCGCGTACTCCAGCCCCCTCGCCACCTGGACGATCAGGCCGGTCGCCTCGTGGGGCTCCAGCGGCCCGCGATGCTGCACGTAGTCGTGAAGGTCGCCCCCCTCGATGTATTCCAGCACCAGATAGTAGCGGTCCCCGTCGCTCCCCCGGTCGTAGATGGAAACGATGTTCGGGTGCTGCAAGGCCTCGGCGCTGCGGGCTTCGGAGACGAATCGCTTCAGGATGTTGGAGTTCCGCGCCATGTAAGGCGGCAGGACCTTCAGCGCGACCTCGTGACCGGTCTCCAGGTGCGCAGCGCGATAGACCGAGCTCATCCCCCCCGAACCCAGGGGGTGCATGATCCCGTAGCTCCCGATGCGGGTCCGGTACGACCCCTGGCTGGTCGACTCGGTCTCGGACATGATCCCTCTCGAAGCCCGTTCGAGTCGTGTTCGTCCCCCCATCGAAGTCTATGATACGCAACCGGCGAGGCGGACGGACAGGGGAGGCGCTCGCCCAAAACCTCGCCCGCGATCGAAAGCCCCGCCCGGCGAGCGGCGTACGGCCCCGCGACCGGACCGTCCGGGACGCCCACGTCGCCGTGTCTCCGTTGACACGTTGACACCGAGGGCCTTCCAGACGAGAATCAGTCCGGCATCGATGAGGCGCTCGTAGCTCAGGTGGATAGAGCGGCGGTTTCCTAAACCGCAGGCCGCAGGTTCGAATCCTGCCGGGCGCATCCGACGTCGGAATTCAGGCCGGGCCCGCCGGGGGCCGGTCGGGGTCTCGTCGCGCGGCCGATCCACTACCCACGCGCCCGTAGCTCAGGCGGATAGAGCAACGGTTTTCTAAACCGTCGGTCGCAGGTTCGAGTCCTGCCGGGCGTATTCGTCGGCAACGCGTCCCCGGATAGCCCGCCGCAGCCACGGATCGCACCCGGCCGGGGCGGTCGCCAGCCCACTTCTCCAAATCCCTGATCTGGCCCGTGCGGCCGACGCGGCGGCTGTCGTACGATGAAAGAAGTCGTACGATGAAAAGATGGAAGTGCGGCCCGACGGCCCCCGAAGCGGTTTCCCGTGAAACGCCGAGGGCCGGTTCTCGGAGGGGTCGCCTGCGACGGCCGACACGGCCCATGGGACGCCCGCCATGTCTACGCCCGAAGAACGGCTGACCGAGATCCAGACCAACTGGACCACCATCACCAGCGCCCACGGCCCGGGCCCCAACAGCCAGCAGGCGATGGGCGAGCTCGTCGGCCGCTATCACGACGCGCTCACCCGGTACATCCACCTGAAGGTCCGCGACCGACACCTCGCCGACGAGGTCCTCCAGGAGTTCTGGACCAAGCTCCTCACCGGCAAGCTCGCCGGGGCCGACAAGACCAAGGGCCGGTTCCGCGACTACCTTCGCACCGTCCTGCACCGGCTCATCATCGACCACTTCCGGACCCGGAAGCTCCAGGCCCTCCCCCCGGGCGACCTGCTCGACGCCTCCCAGCCCGACGAGGATTTCGACCGCGTCTGGCGCGAGGCCGTCCTCAACCGCGTCTGGTCGAGGCTCGAGACCTACCAGGCGACCACGCCCAAAAATCGCTACGCCACGGTCCTCCAACTCCGTCGCGACCACCCCAAGGCGTCCATCGACGAGATCGCCGAGCAACTCGCCGCCCTCGTCGGCGCCCCCGTCACCCCGGAAGCCTTCCGCAAGAACCTCCAGCGCGCCCGCGCCAAGTTCATCGAACT includes:
- a CDS encoding nitrilase-related carbon-nitrogen hydrolase, giving the protein MTPRYYAAACQIDLPCPRSRDEIAGRVDHMLTMVDRAVVGYTPFFDVRLVVFPEFAHAVPIYATVEELTDRLALAIPNEHTDRYSAKARERGIYIQTGTFLEVDPRWPGSVFNTSCLIGPDGILSRYRKVNPWLPWELHASPHDLPGYDEPLFPVAETEIGRLGAAICYDWLFPEAIRALALAGAEVLIRVSAYMDPWGATPPMDWWTLFNRARAVENLAYVVASNQAASAANYPPFSWPGGSMVVDFDGRILAQADPGPGEKIVVGPIDLAALRAERDRRQGHHMLSQLRTEAYTGLYARPIHRRPD
- a CDS encoding tetratricopeptide repeat protein; the encoded protein is MARIELVGVLITGSLLAAGSPPSFASAEQAAGGKAQAGPGGGDPTQIPAAASSGWGWGWGWYRPYPVVRGTPNGPVTTVHVPFGGAGGGAVFWALPPSSGPTVPVPPPGFPRPAAVRPTFRVKKADLERAERYTTYGDRMFRVGNLKRAEDRYRQAIRLNPHVAGPRLRLAQVALVRERYSEAADLLREAETAEPGWILTAKDVQALYAEPADFARHLARLEEHLHQKPEDRDAWLVLGAQWFLSRRENKAADVFLRLDDPRRKPDVALAAFLDAARLRDREPPPLDPVAPEPGRDPFQPPAP
- a CDS encoding serine/threonine-protein kinase, which encodes MSETESTSQGSYRTRIGSYGIMHPLGSGGMSSVYRAAHLETGHEVALKVLPPYMARNSNILKRFVSEARSAEALQHPNIVSIYDRGSDGDRYYLVLEYIEGGDLHDYVQHRGPLEPHEATGLIVQVARGLEYAASRGVIHRDVKPSNLLRTPLGEVKITDLGLALRPESEDERVTREGTTVGTVDYMSPEQARDSRATSIQSDIYSLGCTFHYLLTGLPPFPGGDITEKLTKHARTPPPDVREVRPELPPALAALLQRMMAKRPEDRYASYRELLSALGALGGDESSVALVPIDEEPATRRPGRDRPGPSPGPSPTPVAVPAPYPPPDPVRRPASSLPEISLASLAPDLLEEARTSVSPAGAATPMLLSLPGPPAGGTTLPKSRTSTEVSEDAWILRCVVIGAIVIVVVIGMDLILRPFPDPTSSRFPEPAATSRRRSHEELDEAPRLAATAPPIPSPAPVPSATADVERPADAAAPAEASSWVEPSDPPQAALPPKTYPVEVLGNYLPDWARKPVATQVDGPTTVVRRAADDKDAGAVSSLRLALDVPRGVVELADVGPFTVDDLRVSGEARVIRSRPGYRATVLIEGPKLDAVRALPGVFSLDGRELTLDSLDLVVNVRDLGMNQRALFHGSGFRLTLRNCTVTIFNPARAPFAFLRADDATRPPRPSRVRIEDSLIRGDVATLLELNRGQVDVAAFRSILAVEGPLVRTPDAAPQAEHRLFMLGAVAGCRGPFIDLGGGPRSDAQARRLRVRAFDSVLGRFHGTGVASLTSSDLPDADLGRMLDWAGSNNQFAGWAGYFCTGPEHTIRSRNLAAFRSTWNTDGATSREISTEWPDTPWVADLAPTTLRPYVPGWEAIVDAVAQSRPYLIYRTLLNFPTPATPGIAAPSGPLPPGAVDLTFDADASTPYDGDLGAFLRDRAGAAGGRLRVRVVGSGTRRFTPVRLPAGSTVEIRVEPPADPVAASLVFAPAPGVEGEALIAATGGVLSLSGLRFRVEEETRINSLIRVDDGSLALRLCELSVPTGLERPPILVSFRAATTRPRPSPVESSPLIDAPDRPVAVLSECVLTTTGDALHAEVGSGLVALSRCILAARGDAIELHPARVSRSRFLADLIVERCTVAVGGAAVRMSAWPGEAPGPDRPWLVSSSDTAYVDFSERPPRTSVLCRADVDCFAQGQVFWSQRNDAIEVQGYAAAGEAPLPNRTRDVVAQWIDLWGGTHIREVSGPRTGAAAPTVRLRGRGRGGRIEATDLILEPNPNAARPRFDVGAPASVLELGRPPAPGRKR
- a CDS encoding RNA polymerase sigma factor, with translation MSTPEERLTEIQTNWTTITSAHGPGPNSQQAMGELVGRYHDALTRYIHLKVRDRHLADEVLQEFWTKLLTGKLAGADKTKGRFRDYLRTVLHRLIIDHFRTRKLQALPPGDLLDASQPDEDFDRVWREAVLNRVWSRLETYQATTPKNRYATVLQLRRDHPKASIDEIAEQLAALVGAPVTPEAFRKNLQRARAKFIELLVVELKETIHPTDNADVEAEIHDLGLGRLYRRYSTGVDH